From Primulina tabacum isolate GXHZ01 chromosome 2, ASM2559414v2, whole genome shotgun sequence, one genomic window encodes:
- the LOC142537445 gene encoding uncharacterized protein LOC142537445 encodes MQLKHYEHNVVKGSHYKSLSTISELCQWLVKTKKAATYDLVFRVIVLVLTLPVSTATTERSFSAMNIVKTRLRRKMEDDFLSDVLMIFIEREIAKNICIDTIIEDFENFKERRISFS; translated from the coding sequence ATGCAGTTGAAGCACTATGAGCATAATGTAGTCAAAGGGTCACACTACAAAAGTCTTTCAACCATTTCCGAGTTGTGTCAATGGTTGGTGAAGACTAAAAAAGCTGCTACATATGACCTTGTTTTTAGAGTGATCGTGCTTGTGCTGACTCTTCCAGTTTCTACTGCTACTACAGAACGGTCATTCTCAGCTATGAATATCGTCAAAACTAGGCTTCGGAGAAAAATGGAGGATGATTTTCTCTCGGATGTATTAATGATATTTATTGAAAGAGAAATTGCTAAAAATATTTGTATAGATACTATTATTGAAGactttgaaaattttaaggaaCGTCGAATTTCTTTTAGTTAG
- the LOC142537446 gene encoding uncharacterized protein LOC142537446, with product MEKSGTIDKFFQRKRSSQLDPPISTAPSILSDDNLPPKVHYQKLRKVESAWVDLNFLERDPGLRRQIREYSPNEEEEIRRAYLNLKAYQPILSEYPLNKNNLHPRRFQSSWYELFPWLEYSPQTAFTVVGFDNWKKARSGKTCSFQCHIGKDNVSSPHRMAEKACEDLMNQPQHIPRFFNKISSEAVARNRLRLKVGLHVVRLLALQGVPFRSHDESSNSSNRGNFLEFLDVVALYNDELSDAIHKAPKNAKYTCHDIQKQILHMFSVRVKNVIREEIADSKYCIVIDEARDESKREQISIVLDTTVLKLKNAIYSYLSHYNLDVQNIRGQGYDGASNMRSEFNGLQALILKDCKSAYYVHCFAHRLQLALVAAAKNITPIHQFFDKLTFIVNMVGASCKHNDELKEAHADDIAYLISINELETGRGLNQICNLQRAANTRWSSHFRSLSSLIKMFSAACTVLLKVMEDGLPSQRAEATSVYDEMNSFDFVFILHLMNEIIEITDVLCQILQKLRDDKWDDFLEKVKSFCVARNIDVPDFSAQYVDRRCRARRHQGNFTVEHHYRVKFFYATIDSQLQEINVRFSEDAMELLMLSSALNPQNASDSLRYMDICKLVEKFYPQDFTSEEKERL from the exons ATGGAAAAATCTGGTACAATTGATAAATTCTTTCAGAGGAAGAGATCTAGTCAACTAGATCCTCCCATTTCTACAGCCCCATCTATATTATCAGATGATAATCTTCCACCAAAGGTTCATTATCAAAAGTTAAGAAAGGTTGAAAGTGCATGGGTTGATCTTAATTTCTTAGAGCGTGATCCAGGATTACGTCGACAAATACGGGAATACTCTCCCAACGAGGAAGAAGAAATTCGTCGGGCTTATCTAAATCTGAAAGCATACCAGCCTATACTTTCAGAATATCCACTAAATAAAAACAATCTTCATCCCCGCAGGTTTCAATCATCCTGGTATGAACTTTTTCCTTGGTTGGAGTATTCTCCA CAAACTGCATTTACTGTTGTTGGATTTGATAATTGGAAGAAGGCTCGAAGTGGAAAAACATGTTCTTTCCAATGTCATATTGGGAAAGATAATGTATCTTCACCTCATCGTATGGCTGAAAAAGCATGTGAGGATTTAATGAACCAACCTCAACATATACCaagatttttcaacaaaattagCTCAGAAGCAGTTGCAAGGAATCGCCTTCGATTGAAAGTTGGTCTACATGTAGTTCGGTTGCTTGCGCTTCAGGGCGTTCCTTTCAGAAGTCATGATGAGAGCTCTAATTCATCTAATCGTGGAAACTTTCTTGAATTTCTTGATGTGGTGGCCTTGTATAACGATGAGCTTTCAGATGCAATACATAAAGCTCCGAAAAATGCCAAGTATACATGTCATGATATTCAAAAGCAAATACTTCACATGTTCTCAGTGAGAGTGAAAAATGTAATTCGTGAAGAAATTGCAGACAGCAAGTATTGCATAGTCATCGATGAAGCCCGTGATGAGTCAAAAAGAGAACAAATTTCTATAGTGTTAG ATACGACAGTTTTGAAATTAAAGAATGCAATAtattcttatttgagtcattacAATTTGGATGTCCAAAATATTAGAGGTCAAGGTTACGATGGTGCTAGCAATATGAGAAGTGAGTTCAATGGATTGCAAGCTTTGATTCTGAAAGATTGTAAGAGTgcttattatgttcattgcttTGCCCATCGATTGCAGTTGGCTCTTGTTGCGGCAGCAAAAAATATAACTCCCATTCATCAGTTTTTTGATAAATTAACTTTCATAGTTAATATGGTTGGTGCTTCGTGCAAGCATAATGATGAATTGAAAGAAGCTCACGCAGATGACATTGCTTATTTGATTTCTATTAATGAACTCGAGACAGGGCGTGGACTTAATCAGATATGTAATTTACAACGAGCAGCTAATACGCGTTGGAGTTCTCATTTTAGATCATTATCGAGCTTGATCAAGATGTTTAGTGCAGCATGTACTGTATTGCTCAAAGTTATGGAAGATGGACTTCCTTCCCAAAGAGCAGAAGCAACGTctgtttatgatgaaatgaatTCATTTGATTTTGTATTCATATTGCATCTAATGAACGAGATTATAGAGATCACAGATGTGCTTTGTCAAATATTGCAAA agCTAAGGGATGACAAATGGGATGATTTTCTTGAAAAAGTGAAGTCTTTTTGTGTGGCTCGTAACATTGATGTTCCTGATTTTAGTGCTCAGTATGTTGATAGGCGATGTCGAGCCCGTCGTCATCAAGGCAATTTCACCGTTGAGCATCATTATAGGGTAAAATTTTTTTATGCCACTATAGATTCACAACTGCAAGAAATTAATGTGCGTTTTAGTGAAGATGCGATGGAGTTACTCATGCTTAGTTCTgctttaaatcctcaaaatgCAAGTGATTCATTGAGATATATGGATATATGCAAACTGGTTGAAAAATTTTATCCACAAGATTTTACTAGTGAAGAAAAAGAACGGTTATAG
- the LOC142537366 gene encoding protein PHR1-LIKE 1-like, whose translation MKGMPQFDGFFSDFATEFPDYFPQIYGTQYQSAPPTTEDATQQQIVWPDHSSNTMISRLEPQAPAFYATESYMGLSEFGSQQEKNSTCCSQQFNNSYTKIPVYQEPGDGFMGYAPERSEPDFQPSNSLSIWRQGLYDNPFENLSMGEQLLRLKNKLLGDLDDSDRRSPSVPFNENQDLRVSQNLYSSPSSFAKHLRSNNSISLSPGAVSTSKTRIRWTQDLHDIFVESVNRLGGHDKATPKAILTLMDTEGLTIFHVKSHLQKYRNAKFIPESVEEKSEKKISTNNAAHMDIKTGMQLKEALQLQLDVQKRLHEQLESQGVLQMRIEEQAKQLKMMLDQQQKTTPSFTDSTDPNNNECPSFNISAKMLEDPEIVNLDSCDDDKKFPSERLGLNKSN comes from the exons ATGAAGGGGATGCCGCAGTTTGATGGGTTTTTCAGTGATTTTGCAACTGAATTTCCAGATTATTTTCCTCAAATTTATGGAACTCAGTATCAATCTGCACCGCCTACAACAGAAGATGCCACACAGCAGCAGATTGTGTGGCCTGATCATTCATCCAACACAATGATCAGCAGGTTAGAACCGCAGGCTCCTGCTTTTTACGCAACCGAAAGTTACATGGGCTTATCTGAATTTGGTTCCCAGCAAGAAAAGAACTCCACTTGTTGCTCCCAACAATTCAACAATTCTTACACAAAAATACCGGTGTACCAAGAGCCTGGTGATGGCTTCATGGGATATGCACCAGAAAGAAGTGAGCCCGATTTTCAACCGAGCAACAGCCTGTCGATTTGGCGCCAAGGTTTGTATGATAATCCATTTGAAAACTTGTCTATGGGTGAACAGCTACTACGCCTGAAAAACAAGCTATTGGGTGATCTTGATGATTCAGATAGGAGAAGCCCTTCTGTTCCATTCAATGAAAATCAAGATCTTAGA GTGTCACAAAATTTATACTCATCTCCTTCTTCATTTGCGAAGCATCTAAGATCGAATAATAGTATTTCTTTGTCACCCGGAGCTGTCTCAACTAGCAAGACTCGAATCAGGTGGACTCAAGATCTTCACGATATATTTGTTGAGAGTGTGAATCGACTCGGTGGTCATGACA AGGCAACACCAAAGGCAATACTGACACTTATGGATACTGAGGGCCTGACCATATTTCATGTGAAAAGCCATCTACAG AAATATCGTAACGCAAAGTTTATACCAGAATCTGTGGAAG AAAAATCCGAGAAGAAAATTAGTACAAATAATGCAGCACATATGGACATCAAAAC AGGAATGCAACTGAAGGAGGCGTTGCAACTCCAATTAGATGTACAAAAGCGTCTTCATGAGCAGCTAGAG TCTCAAGGAGTCTTACAGATGAGGATTGAAGAACAAGCCAAACAATTGAAAATGATGCTTGATCAGCAACAAAAAACAACACCAAGTTTCACGGACTCGACTGATCCGAACAACAACGAATGTCCTAGTTTTAACATCTCGGCAAAGATGCTTGAAGATCCAGAGATCGTCAATTTAGACAGTTGTGACGATGATAAAAAATTTCCATCCGAAAGGCTTGGTTTGAACAAGAGTAATTGA
- the LOC142529258 gene encoding UBP1-associated protein 2C-like codes for MEEMKKRKLEEIGNGQVLPNLNETATFSTVEELRALLDPLAKPQLVDLLSKAGSQYPSIAEEIKSVASADPALRKLFVRGLAWNTSSETLCAAFQEHGEIEEGAVIHDKTTGKSRGYGFITYKDMESAQRALRAPGKMIDGRMAACNLASEGLNNSSSTLDQAQRKLYVGGLSPETSSEMLLSYFGRHGEIEEGSVAYDKDSNKSRGFGFVTYKTVEGAKRALDDPQKILGGRNITVKLADNYKGKVTPAGVVPVPVHMTAGYQQKAYSETGASIGYSYSLSMASFGSYTSLSAAAAPYSAQPQYSYPQFSVRKDASPSPTAYGGYPYYMPKQ; via the exons ATGGAAGAGATGAAGAAGAGGAAGCTTGAGGAAATCGGAAACGGGCAGGTGTTGCCAAACTTAAATGAAACAGCTACGTTTTCAACCGTTGAAGAATTACGTGCGCTCCTCGACCCGCTCGCTAAGCCGCAGCTTGTCGATCTCCTCTCGAAAGC AGGGTCACAATATCCTTCTATTGCTGAAGAAATTAAAAGTGTTGCAAGTGCTGATCCTGCCCTTCGAAAGCTTTTTGTTCGTGGTTTAGCATGGAATACTTCTTCAGAAACTTTGTGTGCT GCATTTCAAGAGCACGGTGAGATCGAAGAGGGTGCTGTAATCCATGACAAAACAACTGGAAAGTCTCGTGGTTATGGTTTCATCACCTACAAAGATATGGAATCAGCTCAGAGAGCACTGAGAGCACCTGGAAAGATGATTGAC GGTCGTATGGCTGCTTGTAACCTTGCAAGTGAGGGGTTGAACAACAGCAGTTCTACTCTTGATCAAGCCCAAAGGAAGCTTTATGTTGGAGGCTTGTCACCTGAAACATCTAGTGAAATGTTGCTTTCCTATTTCGGAAGACATGGTGAGATAGAGGAGGGTTCTGTTGCATATGACAAGGACTCAAACAAATCTCG TGGCTTTGGCTTTGTTACTTACAAGACTGTGGAGGGGGCGAAGAGAGCTTTAGATGACCCCCAAAAGATACTCGGA GGAAGAAATATCACGGTGAAGCTTGCTGATAATTACAAAGGCAAAGTGACTCCAGCTGGTGTGGTTCCGGTTCCAGTACATATGACTGCTGGCTATCAGCAGAAAGCATATTCTGAGACTGGAGCCTCTATTGGTTATTCTTATTCCCTATCTATGGCGTCATTTGGTTCCTACACGAGTCTCTCTGCAGCTGCAGCACCCTACTCAGCTCAGCCACAGTATTCTTATCCCCAATTTTCTGTTAGGAAAGATGCCTCACCATCGCCTACGGCATATGGGGGGTACCCATATTACATGCCAAAGCAATAG
- the LOC142529271 gene encoding uncharacterized protein LOC142529271: MGRGRGKGKKQSVFATTDDNKSAEDEKLAMRRRGRPQIQVNDSVQEEDEFEKIEEDAKRLVFNKLAKHQDATENDKKRKRPSQVKDIMEPFKEENGNGIETNGTNSIKSVGYRQLGSRRKNKPRRAAEVGVECL; this comes from the coding sequence ATGGGTAGAGGGAGAGGAAAAGGAAAGAAACAATCTGTATTTGCCACCACTGATGATAATAAAAGTGCTGAGGATGAGAAATTAGCTATGAGGAGAAGAGGAAGGCCGCAAATACAGGTAAACGATAGTGTTCAGGAAGAAGATGAATTCGAGAAGATAGAAGAAGATGCAAAACGTTTGGTATTCAATAAACTTGCCAAGCATCAAGATGCCACAGAGAATGACAAGAAGAGAAAAAGGCCATCACAGGTCAAGGACATTATGGAGCCATTTAAAGAGGAAAATGGCAATGGAATCGAGACTAATGGTACTAACTCGATCAAGTCTGTTGGGTACAGACAACTTGGAAGCAGAAGGAAAAATAAGCCGAGGCGGGCCGCTGAAGTTGGGGTTGAGTGCTTATGA